A stretch of Prunus dulcis chromosome 6, ALMONDv2, whole genome shotgun sequence DNA encodes these proteins:
- the LOC117631468 gene encoding uncharacterized protein LOC117631468 isoform X3 — protein MGAGRKTETFTAPPNQGLATYTTSMRNLIKKHLGGVIFGCKDITIDECLSKQLFGLPAAHFLHVKNISPGLPLFLFNYSDRKLHGIYEAASHGEMNINPYGWTTDGSEKTQFPAQVQIRVRLQCQPLLESQFKPIIVDNYYNQHNFWFELDHAQTSKLVSLLASVVVTPSTLVRQNTLKWRKNLQALPSDGRIEESEGLEPLTSEAKHVNHSSSNWDATVFFGSNNSFKHQQDVKEAEQVEQELIYMKLKELALKSNLKNEGQDLSLSGNVEDRSVSNELTLEDTDNPREQLGFEEKRGESPPSLSEQKSGESPCSLSVQKSGESPQSFSDNRAIIAKLVQEVEELKAFKAEQSMKIGYLEHKLEQAAMEIKHLKVCLKLESEPTPSMLESEPTPSMLESEPTPSMVHIDEKVAESCDLLPLDPNESMYLVGGYDGDSWLLALDAYYPYQDMIKSLRPMTSGRSYASVAQLNGDLYVIGGGNSHLWYDTVESYCPATDEWKLGPSLREKKGSLAAATTHNKIFAMGGGNGVDCFSDVEMLDLDVGRWIRTQSMLQKRFALAAVELNGVLYATGGYDGHSYLKSVDRFDPREHSWTKIASMDSNRGCHSLVVLNGKIYALGGFDGSAMVPSVEIYDPRLGSWMPGEPMNHCRGYSAAAVVKDAIYVIGGVKDGDSIAETVECYKEGQGWREMTTRAISQRCFMSAIAFSI, from the exons ATGGGGGCCGGAAGGAAAACAGAGACCTTTACTGCACCGCCTAATCAAGGCCTAGCAACCTACACTACATCCATGAGAAATTTGATCAAGAAACACCTTGGTGGAGTCATATTTGGTTGCAAGGACATCACAATCGATGAATGTCTATCTAAACAACTCTTTG GCTTACCAGCTGCACACTTTCTCCATGTAAAGAATATTTCTCCTGGCTTGCCCCTTTTTCTCTTCAACTATAGTGATAGGAAACTTCATGGAATCTATGAGGCTGCTAGCCACGGCGAAATGAACATTAACCCATATGGATGGACCACTGATGGTTCAGAGAAAACGCAATTTCCTGCCCAg GTTCAAATCCGAGTCCGGCTGCAGTGTCAACCCCTGCTTGAAAGTCAGTTTAAACCGATAATTGTTGACAACTACTACAATCAACATAATTTCTGGTTTGAGCTTGACCACGCTCAAACAAGTAAGCTGGTATCACTGTTAGCATCTGTGGTGGTTACTCCAAGTACTTTGGTACGACAGAATACATTGAAGTGGAGAAAAAATCTTCAAGCTCTTCCCTCAGATGGCAGAATAGAAGAATCTGAAGGGCTTGAACCACTGACTTCAGAGGCCAAGCATGTGAATCATTCAAGTTCGAATTGGGATGCCACAGTCTTTTTTGGAAGCAACAACTCATTCAAACACCAACAAGATGTGAAAGAGGCTGAACAAGTGGAGCAAGAACTTATATACATGAAACTGAAAGAGTTAGCACTTAAAAGTAATCTTAAGAATGAAGGTCAAGACCTGTCTTTATCAGGAAATGTTGAAGATCGCTCTGTCTCGAATGAATTGACCTTGGAGGACACTGACAATCCAAGGGAGCAATTGGGTTTTGAGGAGAAGAGGGGAGAAAGTCCTCCCTCCTTGTCTGAACAGAAGAGCGGAGAGAGTCCTTGCTCCTTGTCTGTGCAGAAGAGTGGAGAAAGTCCTCAATCCTTTTCTGACAATCGGGCAATCATAGCTAAG TTGGTTCAAGAGGTGGAGGAGCTAAAGGCTTTTAAGGCAGAACAATCTATGAAGATTGGTTATTTGGAGCATAAGTTG GAGCAGGCAGCAATGGAAATTAAGCACTTAAAAGTTTGTTTAAAGTTGGAATCTGAGCCTACACCTTCCATGTTAGAATCTGAGCCTACACCTTCCATGTTGGAATCTGAGCCTACACCTTCCATGGTACATATTGACGAGAAAGTTGCTGAATCATGTGATCTGCTGCCTCTTGATCCTAACGAGTCAATGTATCTAGTTGGAGGATATGATGGCGACTCATGGTTATTGGCATTGGATGCTTATTATCCTTATCAGGATATGATAAAATCTCTGAGACCAATGACCTCTGGTCGTTCATATGCCTCTGTTGCACAATTGAATGGTGATCTTTACGTAATTGGTGGTGGCAATAGTCATCTGTGGTACGATACAG TTGAGTCATACTGCCCTGCTACTGACGAGTGGAAGTTGGGCCCTTCcttgagagagaaaaaaggaagCTTAGCTGCAGCTACTACGCATAACAAGATTTTTGCCATGGGTGGTGGGAATGGAGTTGATTGCTTTTCAGATGTTGAGATGCTTGATTTAGATGTTGGACGATGGATTCGTACACAGTCAATGTTACAAAAG CGGTTCGCTCTTGCTGCAGTGGAACTCAATGGTGTGCTTTATGCGACTGGTGGATATGATGGGCATAGTTATTTGAA GTCTGTTGATAGATTTGACCCCAGAGAACACAGTTGGACAAAAATTGCATCTATGGATTCGAATAGGGGTTGCCATTCACTGGTTGTTTTGAATGGAAAAAT ATATGCTCTAGGTGGCTTTGATGGAAGTGCAATGGTCCCAAGTGTGGAAATTTACGATCCACGGCTTGGGTCATGGATGCCAGGGGAACCGATGAATCACTGTAGGGGATATTCGGCGGCTGCCGTCGTCAAGGACGCCATATATGTAATTGGAGGGGTGAAAGATGGTGACAGCATAGCAGAAACA GTTGAATGCTACAAGGAGGGGCAAGGTTGGCGGGAGATGACCACGAGGGCTATTAGCCAAAGGTGCTTCATGTCTGCCATTGCTTTTTCGATCTGA
- the LOC117631468 gene encoding uncharacterized protein LOC117631468 isoform X2 produces MGAGRKTQTFTTPHPQDLVPYGANMRNLRKNHLGGVIFGCNKLTREECLLKQLFGLPAAHFLHVKNISPGLPLFLFNYSDRKLHGIYEAASHGEMNINPYGWTTDGSEKTQFPAQVQIRVRLQCQPLLESQFKPIIVDNYYNQHNFWFELDHAQTSKLVSLLASVVVTPSTLVRQNTLKWRKNLQALPSDGRIEESEGLEPLTSEAKHVNHSSSNWDATVFFGSNNSFKHQQDVKEAEQVEQELIYMKLKELALKSNLKNEGQDLSLSGNVEDRSVSNELTLEDTDNPREQLGFEEKRGESPPSLSEQKSGESPCSLSVQKSGESPQSFSDNRAIIAKLVQEVEELKAFKAEQSMKIGYLEHKLAAMEIKHLKVCLKLESEPTPSMLESEPTPSMLESEPTPSMVHIDEKVAESCDLLPLDPNESMYLVGGYDGDSWLLALDAYYPYQDMIKSLRPMTSGRSYASVAQLNGDLYVIGGGNSHLWYDTVESYCPATDEWKLGPSLREKKGSLAAATTHNKIFAMGGGNGVDCFSDVEMLDLDVGRWIRTQSMLQKRFALAAVELNGVLYATGGYDGHSYLKSVDRFDPREHSWTKIASMDSNRGCHSLVVLNGKIYALGGFDGSAMVPSVEIYDPRLGSWMPGEPMNHCRGYSAAAVVKDAIYVIGGVKDGDSIAETVECYKEGQGWREMTTRAISQRCFMSAIAFSI; encoded by the exons ATGGGGGCTGGAAGGAAAACACAGACCTTTACTACACCTCATCCTCAAGACCTGGTACCCTACGGTGcaaacatgagaaatttgaGGAAGAATCACCTTGGTGGAGTCATATTTGGTTGCAACAAACTCACAAGGGAAGAATGTCTTTTGAAACAACTCTTTG GCTTACCAGCTGCACACTTTCTCCATGTAAAGAATATTTCTCCTGGCTTGCCCCTTTTTCTCTTCAACTATAGTGATAGGAAACTTCATGGAATCTATGAGGCTGCTAGCCACGGCGAAATGAACATTAACCCATATGGATGGACCACTGATGGTTCAGAGAAAACGCAATTTCCTGCCCAg GTTCAAATCCGAGTCCGGCTGCAGTGTCAACCCCTGCTTGAAAGTCAGTTTAAACCGATAATTGTTGACAACTACTACAATCAACATAATTTCTGGTTTGAGCTTGACCACGCTCAAACAAGTAAGCTGGTATCACTGTTAGCATCTGTGGTGGTTACTCCAAGTACTTTGGTACGACAGAATACATTGAAGTGGAGAAAAAATCTTCAAGCTCTTCCCTCAGATGGCAGAATAGAAGAATCTGAAGGGCTTGAACCACTGACTTCAGAGGCCAAGCATGTGAATCATTCAAGTTCGAATTGGGATGCCACAGTCTTTTTTGGAAGCAACAACTCATTCAAACACCAACAAGATGTGAAAGAGGCTGAACAAGTGGAGCAAGAACTTATATACATGAAACTGAAAGAGTTAGCACTTAAAAGTAATCTTAAGAATGAAGGTCAAGACCTGTCTTTATCAGGAAATGTTGAAGATCGCTCTGTCTCGAATGAATTGACCTTGGAGGACACTGACAATCCAAGGGAGCAATTGGGTTTTGAGGAGAAGAGGGGAGAAAGTCCTCCCTCCTTGTCTGAACAGAAGAGCGGAGAGAGTCCTTGCTCCTTGTCTGTGCAGAAGAGTGGAGAAAGTCCTCAATCCTTTTCTGACAATCGGGCAATCATAGCTAAG TTGGTTCAAGAGGTGGAGGAGCTAAAGGCTTTTAAGGCAGAACAATCTATGAAGATTGGTTATTTGGAGCATAAGTTG GCAGCAATGGAAATTAAGCACTTAAAAGTTTGTTTAAAGTTGGAATCTGAGCCTACACCTTCCATGTTAGAATCTGAGCCTACACCTTCCATGTTGGAATCTGAGCCTACACCTTCCATGGTACATATTGACGAGAAAGTTGCTGAATCATGTGATCTGCTGCCTCTTGATCCTAACGAGTCAATGTATCTAGTTGGAGGATATGATGGCGACTCATGGTTATTGGCATTGGATGCTTATTATCCTTATCAGGATATGATAAAATCTCTGAGACCAATGACCTCTGGTCGTTCATATGCCTCTGTTGCACAATTGAATGGTGATCTTTACGTAATTGGTGGTGGCAATAGTCATCTGTGGTACGATACAG TTGAGTCATACTGCCCTGCTACTGACGAGTGGAAGTTGGGCCCTTCcttgagagagaaaaaaggaagCTTAGCTGCAGCTACTACGCATAACAAGATTTTTGCCATGGGTGGTGGGAATGGAGTTGATTGCTTTTCAGATGTTGAGATGCTTGATTTAGATGTTGGACGATGGATTCGTACACAGTCAATGTTACAAAAG CGGTTCGCTCTTGCTGCAGTGGAACTCAATGGTGTGCTTTATGCGACTGGTGGATATGATGGGCATAGTTATTTGAA GTCTGTTGATAGATTTGACCCCAGAGAACACAGTTGGACAAAAATTGCATCTATGGATTCGAATAGGGGTTGCCATTCACTGGTTGTTTTGAATGGAAAAAT ATATGCTCTAGGTGGCTTTGATGGAAGTGCAATGGTCCCAAGTGTGGAAATTTACGATCCACGGCTTGGGTCATGGATGCCAGGGGAACCGATGAATCACTGTAGGGGATATTCGGCGGCTGCCGTCGTCAAGGACGCCATATATGTAATTGGAGGGGTGAAAGATGGTGACAGCATAGCAGAAACA GTTGAATGCTACAAGGAGGGGCAAGGTTGGCGGGAGATGACCACGAGGGCTATTAGCCAAAGGTGCTTCATGTCTGCCATTGCTTTTTCGATCTGA
- the LOC117631468 gene encoding uncharacterized protein LOC117631468 isoform X1: protein MGAGRKTQTFTTPHPQDLVPYGANMRNLRKNHLGGVIFGCNKLTREECLLKQLFGLPAAHFLHVKNISPGLPLFLFNYSDRKLHGIYEAASHGEMNINPYGWTTDGSEKTQFPAQVQIRVRLQCQPLLESQFKPIIVDNYYNQHNFWFELDHAQTSKLVSLLASVVVTPSTLVRQNTLKWRKNLQALPSDGRIEESEGLEPLTSEAKHVNHSSSNWDATVFFGSNNSFKHQQDVKEAEQVEQELIYMKLKELALKSNLKNEGQDLSLSGNVEDRSVSNELTLEDTDNPREQLGFEEKRGESPPSLSEQKSGESPCSLSVQKSGESPQSFSDNRAIIAKLVQEVEELKAFKAEQSMKIGYLEHKLEQAAMEIKHLKVCLKLESEPTPSMLESEPTPSMLESEPTPSMVHIDEKVAESCDLLPLDPNESMYLVGGYDGDSWLLALDAYYPYQDMIKSLRPMTSGRSYASVAQLNGDLYVIGGGNSHLWYDTVESYCPATDEWKLGPSLREKKGSLAAATTHNKIFAMGGGNGVDCFSDVEMLDLDVGRWIRTQSMLQKRFALAAVELNGVLYATGGYDGHSYLKSVDRFDPREHSWTKIASMDSNRGCHSLVVLNGKIYALGGFDGSAMVPSVEIYDPRLGSWMPGEPMNHCRGYSAAAVVKDAIYVIGGVKDGDSIAETVECYKEGQGWREMTTRAISQRCFMSAIAFSI, encoded by the exons ATGGGGGCTGGAAGGAAAACACAGACCTTTACTACACCTCATCCTCAAGACCTGGTACCCTACGGTGcaaacatgagaaatttgaGGAAGAATCACCTTGGTGGAGTCATATTTGGTTGCAACAAACTCACAAGGGAAGAATGTCTTTTGAAACAACTCTTTG GCTTACCAGCTGCACACTTTCTCCATGTAAAGAATATTTCTCCTGGCTTGCCCCTTTTTCTCTTCAACTATAGTGATAGGAAACTTCATGGAATCTATGAGGCTGCTAGCCACGGCGAAATGAACATTAACCCATATGGATGGACCACTGATGGTTCAGAGAAAACGCAATTTCCTGCCCAg GTTCAAATCCGAGTCCGGCTGCAGTGTCAACCCCTGCTTGAAAGTCAGTTTAAACCGATAATTGTTGACAACTACTACAATCAACATAATTTCTGGTTTGAGCTTGACCACGCTCAAACAAGTAAGCTGGTATCACTGTTAGCATCTGTGGTGGTTACTCCAAGTACTTTGGTACGACAGAATACATTGAAGTGGAGAAAAAATCTTCAAGCTCTTCCCTCAGATGGCAGAATAGAAGAATCTGAAGGGCTTGAACCACTGACTTCAGAGGCCAAGCATGTGAATCATTCAAGTTCGAATTGGGATGCCACAGTCTTTTTTGGAAGCAACAACTCATTCAAACACCAACAAGATGTGAAAGAGGCTGAACAAGTGGAGCAAGAACTTATATACATGAAACTGAAAGAGTTAGCACTTAAAAGTAATCTTAAGAATGAAGGTCAAGACCTGTCTTTATCAGGAAATGTTGAAGATCGCTCTGTCTCGAATGAATTGACCTTGGAGGACACTGACAATCCAAGGGAGCAATTGGGTTTTGAGGAGAAGAGGGGAGAAAGTCCTCCCTCCTTGTCTGAACAGAAGAGCGGAGAGAGTCCTTGCTCCTTGTCTGTGCAGAAGAGTGGAGAAAGTCCTCAATCCTTTTCTGACAATCGGGCAATCATAGCTAAG TTGGTTCAAGAGGTGGAGGAGCTAAAGGCTTTTAAGGCAGAACAATCTATGAAGATTGGTTATTTGGAGCATAAGTTG GAGCAGGCAGCAATGGAAATTAAGCACTTAAAAGTTTGTTTAAAGTTGGAATCTGAGCCTACACCTTCCATGTTAGAATCTGAGCCTACACCTTCCATGTTGGAATCTGAGCCTACACCTTCCATGGTACATATTGACGAGAAAGTTGCTGAATCATGTGATCTGCTGCCTCTTGATCCTAACGAGTCAATGTATCTAGTTGGAGGATATGATGGCGACTCATGGTTATTGGCATTGGATGCTTATTATCCTTATCAGGATATGATAAAATCTCTGAGACCAATGACCTCTGGTCGTTCATATGCCTCTGTTGCACAATTGAATGGTGATCTTTACGTAATTGGTGGTGGCAATAGTCATCTGTGGTACGATACAG TTGAGTCATACTGCCCTGCTACTGACGAGTGGAAGTTGGGCCCTTCcttgagagagaaaaaaggaagCTTAGCTGCAGCTACTACGCATAACAAGATTTTTGCCATGGGTGGTGGGAATGGAGTTGATTGCTTTTCAGATGTTGAGATGCTTGATTTAGATGTTGGACGATGGATTCGTACACAGTCAATGTTACAAAAG CGGTTCGCTCTTGCTGCAGTGGAACTCAATGGTGTGCTTTATGCGACTGGTGGATATGATGGGCATAGTTATTTGAA GTCTGTTGATAGATTTGACCCCAGAGAACACAGTTGGACAAAAATTGCATCTATGGATTCGAATAGGGGTTGCCATTCACTGGTTGTTTTGAATGGAAAAAT ATATGCTCTAGGTGGCTTTGATGGAAGTGCAATGGTCCCAAGTGTGGAAATTTACGATCCACGGCTTGGGTCATGGATGCCAGGGGAACCGATGAATCACTGTAGGGGATATTCGGCGGCTGCCGTCGTCAAGGACGCCATATATGTAATTGGAGGGGTGAAAGATGGTGACAGCATAGCAGAAACA GTTGAATGCTACAAGGAGGGGCAAGGTTGGCGGGAGATGACCACGAGGGCTATTAGCCAAAGGTGCTTCATGTCTGCCATTGCTTTTTCGATCTGA